In Chloroherpetonaceae bacterium, one DNA window encodes the following:
- the nusA gene encoding transcription termination factor NusA, translated as MPKIKKQELKIDKKAQIADAFSSFDDYDRLKDKKADTNAVKMELVDLLKEAIQKQLRKDYDPETEARIILNSAKGDLEIYIKRKVVEEVEFREIEIGLDEAKEIDEDLGLGDFYEEGPMPIEKILSRKSIQIIKQAVQKKVRDAERMAIYEECVNLVGQIVQAEVYQIRPKETVLTLNTGKNQKVEIILPNAERMQRDNPRKTKMMKVYIQKVERERMRLRMPDGTEIEKEREDGPMRVIASRTDDRFLVKLFESEVTEISEGKVMIKASARVPGERAKIAVESTNSRIDPVGACVGQRGVRIQNIVRELNNENIDVIPFSDENHIYIAKALQPAKIDPFSVSVDFKNRKARVTLKPDQIKYAIGKNGNNILLAEKLTGFEIEIYREADELHDSTDIDIIEFREEFGDDIVYQLLDSGLDTAKKVLEAGLERIEEALILPPKKQEEELKLFGGKNSRQSFPQRTHTRVITEEERRYWHRIAENIFRTIEEQYSEEGETGESESGEGEENTPKTQE; from the coding sequence ATGCCGAAAATAAAAAAGCAAGAGCTTAAAATCGATAAGAAAGCCCAAATCGCAGATGCCTTTTCATCGTTCGACGATTATGATCGCTTGAAGGATAAAAAAGCCGATACCAACGCGGTGAAAATGGAGTTGGTTGACCTCTTAAAAGAAGCCATACAAAAGCAGCTTCGGAAGGATTATGATCCCGAAACCGAAGCACGCATTATTCTCAATTCGGCCAAGGGTGATTTAGAAATTTATATCAAGCGCAAAGTTGTTGAAGAAGTAGAATTCCGTGAAATTGAAATCGGGCTTGATGAGGCTAAAGAAATTGATGAAGATTTAGGATTGGGTGATTTCTATGAAGAAGGGCCAATGCCAATTGAAAAAATTCTTTCTCGTAAATCGATCCAAATCATTAAGCAAGCCGTGCAGAAAAAAGTTCGCGATGCCGAACGGATGGCGATTTACGAAGAGTGTGTGAACCTTGTGGGGCAAATCGTTCAAGCGGAAGTCTATCAAATTCGCCCGAAAGAAACCGTTTTGACACTCAATACCGGCAAAAATCAAAAGGTTGAAATTATCCTCCCCAATGCCGAGCGAATGCAACGCGATAACCCGCGCAAAACCAAAATGATGAAAGTGTATATTCAAAAGGTTGAGCGCGAAAGAATGCGGCTTCGCATGCCCGATGGCACCGAAATTGAAAAGGAGCGCGAAGACGGCCCAATGCGCGTGATTGCATCCCGTACCGACGACCGATTCCTCGTCAAACTCTTCGAAAGCGAAGTGACGGAAATCAGCGAAGGAAAGGTCATGATCAAAGCATCTGCACGGGTACCCGGCGAGCGAGCGAAAATTGCTGTCGAATCAACCAATTCAAGAATCGATCCGGTCGGCGCATGTGTAGGTCAAAGAGGGGTGCGCATCCAAAATATCGTCCGCGAACTCAATAACGAAAATATTGATGTCATACCGTTTAGCGATGAGAATCACATCTATATCGCCAAAGCCTTGCAGCCTGCAAAAATCGATCCATTCTCCGTATCCGTTGACTTCAAAAACCGAAAAGCTCGCGTGACCTTGAAGCCTGATCAAATCAAATACGCCATCGGCAAAAATGGAAACAATATTCTTTTGGCCGAAAAGCTCACCGGCTTTGAAATTGAAATCTATCGCGAAGCCGATGAATTGCATGACAGCACCGACATCGACATCATCGAATTCCGCGAAGAATTCGGCGATGACATTGTTTATCAACTCTTGGACTCCGGTCTCGACACCGCCAAAAAAGTTTTAGAAGCCGGACTTGAAAGAATCGAAGAAGCATTGATTTTGCCGCCAAAAAAACAAGAAGAAGAACTGAAACTCTTTGGTGGAAAAAATTCAAGGCAATCTTTTCCGCAAAGAACGCATACCCGCGTGATTACCGAAGAAGAGCGTCGGTATTGGCACCGAATTGCCGAAAATATCTTCCGTACCATTGAAGAGCAATACAGCGAAGAAGGTGAAACCGGCGAAAGTGAAAGTGGCGAAGGGGAAGAAAATACACCTAAGACCCAAGAATAG